The segment TAGCACATTACCATGTACAGTGCACCTCGCCGAGCTCCAGAGGCCACATTATGCGTTCCTAATACCCCACACTGTTTACAAGACGTCCTTCTAGCCATGTTATGGAACCAGGTACATGTACTAGGGTATCAGGGGTCAAGTCACTGGACCTTTAAGCAGACATAGTTGATACACAGAGTAGTCTACAATCTGGTCAAATAATGATTTACCGTGTTAGGTTCGATTGTGCAGTAGTAATTATAGTGAGTGCATGCCATTCCGTGGTAGTGAGTACTAATTCAAATAAATCACAAGACAACTAAatgcgggttttttttttttttttagaaaaggGGAGggtaatttcatttcaaatataggTCAATAGTTCTAGGACTCGATAtttaatgaatttgttatacatgtatatgtatgtgatGAAAGTGTTTCTAATTTGAAATGTCGAACTACTCGTTCTGATTCCTATGTACAATAAGTATCTTTATGGTATTTGAATATCTATGACCTTGTTTTTCAAGGACTGGAGCCCGGGACGGTAGTTGTCACAGAAAAAGCAGTGGATGGTGAAATGAATCCTTACTACAAACTGGTACACTGCTTAAAAATTAGATACATATATCCTAATACTAGATACTAGTATATTCCTGCAAACTATAATTCTCGAAAATTTGCGAAAAATACAATATGTCCAAcgtttttttcttattttgcaGGCCGTGCTGGGTAAACCAGTACAACGTCTGGCTAATACAATATTTCCAACATTTCTTTCTTATTTTGCAGGCCGTGCTGGGTAAACCAGTGCAACGTTTGGCTAAAGTTGACCAATCTTTGATGGAATCGTTGTTAGATTGCTCGGAACCAGACGACAATTTCAAAACTGTTAAAGGAACAACCCTTTGTGCTGATGACTTTTATGAAGGTTGATATTCTTGTTTACATACATTTCGAACGTATCGTAGAGTATTTCGTTAATATTCAGATCGTGTATCATTGAAATCAATTCATGGTATTTGAAAATAGAACGAACTTTCCTTACCCCAGGTCAGGCAAGGCTAGATGGCGCCTTCTGTGAGTATGAAGAAGAAGACAAGATGAAATTCTTACAAGAACTTAAGGAGAAAGGAGTTTGTAACATTGAGATGGAATCACTGGGATTTCTAGCTATGTGCCACTACGCAGGAATTAAGGGTATGCCACTCATATTTAATCGTCATTACAGTGTTTGTTACTGATTGCATACAACCTGTAGTCCCACTCGTACAGTATTGACTTCAGTTATCCCAATATGTACATTACTATTGATACCCAGTTCTTTGGAGGtaaatgttatttttcaaaCTGTATTACAGTTATTGAATAGGTACATGTAGAAAGGCAAAATTTGTTGAACCTGAAGACGTGATTTGTCTGCGCGTCCTTCATGCCATGTTATCCAACCAACCCTAGTTCCCAATCAATATTAATGACTGTTTGTCATACTCAAAATTTTATCTAAACTTTATTTTACGAAAACTGTTTACTTTATACAATGCAATAAAACGATGTTCATACTTCAAATGTGTCTTCAGTATCCCTTTCCGTTATTATATCTTGTGTCATTGATTTTCTCGAGTAAGGGGTAAACTTAGAACATGACGTAAGACCTGTTGGTCTAACATTGATGATGAAAATGAACGTTTGACCAAAACGTCAGGAAGAAATATATAGATATGGTATTCGTAAATGTCACTTCCGAGATAATGTGAATAGTACTGCGCAGCCGCCAGATCATCCTTATTAcgatttgaaaatttgtttgTGTCATGCTTTAAAGATTCACATTATCTCGGAAAGTGACATTTGCGAAAAATAATTAGGAAATTAAACGAGATTTACCTTGGTAAATGCAAAGTTTGATTCCAATTATTGGTGTAAATATAAGGCAAGTGTAGAGTTAAGGTGcctccccccaccccaccccccacccccatcgtGCCTTATATTTATTCCAATAATTGGAATCAAACTTCGCATTTACCAAGGTAAGTCTCGTTTAATTTCCTAATATTTCTGAAACGATCTCGTGACACATCAGTATTATAATTTTGTAGGGGCGGTTGCGTGTGTGACGCTGCTGGACAGATTGCAACAAGACACACTTTCTTGTGACTTGCAGATGTTGAAGAAATGGCAGGAAAGACCTCAGAATATAGTTCTACGACAcataaagaaaaaacaacacatCATGAATGGCGAGAGTTAGATTGTTCGTGTGTTACTGATCTCGTCATAGACGCTAGAATTAGAGACTAAGAGAACGATAGCGATACACATATTACCTATAGAAAGGTTCGAATCTCTACTAATTCTGGAATCCTACAATGATATCTGAAATGTCATTCGTTAGTTTCCAGGTTATCCATCTTTAGTTGTCCCATATTGCTGTTGAGCGGGTTTGTTACATGGTGCTGTTCAGTGTTTTCTATATTGACATGAAATTTTGTTCATGAATGTTGCATATCATGCTAGTGCTCAGTATTGtaaatttattgcatgatagtgagagagatatgaagatttattaaaTACGTAtacacccaagaaaaatcatattcccaaAGGGCAAAACTCACAAACTTACAGATTCGCGAATTTTTCAAACCCAAACTCTGTCAATATTCATCAATGcaagttttaaaaatccataTTATGGTtgcatatttatggtattttCCCTCTATAACTACTGTCCAACATTTAGCACACATATTGGCATGAATGTTTATGGAGGGAGCGCTTGATTTGTCCACGCCGTTGCTCACTCGGTATAGTCACAGGCACTCGGcattttaaatatctatgataaaaatgtCTTTTTATAAACAAGCTATTCACgtttgtttataggaagacagttttttattatagatatttaaaacgtctaGTGCCTGTGCCCAAGTCACACtccaaaatatttattgatttttggcGCCAAGAATTATCCGCTTATATATACTTTACAGATAACAAACTATGGAGAAAAAATCTGCAATTGTTCGACCATATTGAATTTTTTCCAACAGTTTAGGTGGTGTACACCAAAAAGTGTATACCTTGCATTTGATTATAGAAGTGTACACCTCGAGGAAGGGCTAGACAAATCAAGTGCATTCATATGAGTGCAATACGCATGTTTTTTTGAGATGCgtctgagttatttccctttaaagAGATCTCCTATGTACACAGTAAGACGGATGCATCATCACAAACTACGACTTTTGTCTTCGTTCACACTACGTCATAGCCGGGGTTCAATGATTGCGAGAACCCTTGACTAAATCAATATTTATGTTCATAAATCAATTAATCGGGGAGCTTtcacaatttatttttttgaatgaaaaaaaaaaaaaaaaacactcgGAGATCATTGCGTGGAATCCGAGGATTGCCTATTGGGAAAAACTGACATAATAAGACTTACGAACATAAGTGGCAAGAAGTGAAATATACAGCATTCGTGATTTTCATCCGTTActgtcaaaatattgaaaaatgttCCCGTCCGTGCAGAGATAAATCTTTTCAGTTTGCGCTGagttagtatgtaaaacttatacggtaccaattttgatgcaccagatgcgcatttcgacaaataatgtctcttcagtgatgctcaaccgcaatgtttgaaatccgaaataactatgaagttttagagctaaatatagccaaaaacagcgtgccaaaaaagtggagccaaattcgtccaaggataagagctatgcatgagggagataatcctttattttgaaatgaatttctaaattttataacagcaattaaatatacatccgtattttcaagctagtaacgaagtacttagctactggactgtagagaccctcggagagacataggtttttgcaaaatctttatttaattaaaatttgcgcatgataaaaatatatctttcagaggaatttcatttactgaataaaattaaaaatctggtaaacttttgatgctaaaattttccatagataatcaattatttataatttttaaaatgttgtcaagggcaataactcctatgctggaatttcctctactgcatgtctatggcacaatgatttccctaatatccacagttaattttcatatatctatgaattagcagttttcttaaactgttaacatttgaaatttgtcatttcagcaagttttctattaattttcattattctgtttaacgaaaatctgtgattttttgatgttgatatatacttctgtttttgtatgtctgacatctttaaaaaggtggcaacatacacattttctttggttattgattaaattaaactatactgAGTGGacattaatacagtttttccacttttaaccattaatattgataagtcagatgaggatcgatcaaccttaatgTTCGGCGgccgtaagaggcaactaaatggggcggtcctgcgcaaaaaccgaggcctcgtgtcacagcaggtgtggtacgatcaagttccctccctgctcataggccgtaagcgccgagcataggactaaattttgcagaccttcacGGACAATGCtaacatctccatatgagtggaaaatctcgagtgggacgttaaacaatatacaatcaataaatcttGGTTTTATTGATAACGAATTTACAAGCATAGCCTCTGTTGTTAAGGCGGATTTCTTTTAATACATTATTAGTTATATGGATTCTTGACAGGGTATATGGACTCGAATTCCCTGTCGAGTTAATATTCTACCGAGCCGTGAATGAATATGTCCTACTGTAGAGCGATGTTTATTTAACGAATCGATTTAGTAGGTATGTAGATCTATCGAAGCCATTTTGTATCCCATCTATTCTTGGCAGGGTACATGGCCCCATGTCCCCTGCTTGTCGACCAATCAAATGCTCAGATCTTTTTCTGTGGTAGGACATAGCTatatattctctttagagaagtggacaggtggatgtacatgtaggtcatgCCTATCCACTTCTCTGAAGAGAATAATAGTGTAACGTGTAGGGGGTCAGACTATCCGTCTGCCTTATATTATGGGACTCAAAGAGCTTGGTGCGCTTCAAAATATACAGATGTGCGAAATGTATTTACAATAGGTCTTTCTGACCTCCAGGAAAACTTGGTGCGCTTCAAAATATGCAAATACAATGTATGCGCAAGGTATATAAATTGTCTGCCTGACCTTCACTATTGATGTAACCGTTCACTTGCCTTCTCTCCAGTCACAAGATCTTAACGAGACCTAAGACTCACCAGGTTTAAACAGCCTTACTGAAACCTAGTACCTATGCAGAAGATACCAACACTTTTCGCAGACGCTATGTACAAGGTGATACCAAAACCACTTCCAATCTAGGTTTCACAGTACCTGTAAATGTGCCAAGGAGATAGCAACACTCCTAACTCTCAATCAATGTCACTGAAGCTTCCTCAGCCTCAGTAGCAGTGCTACACAAGTCCCCTAACACTTATTCAGCGTTAGCCTCTCTTGCAGTTGCAATATAGTCTTATTATTCAGCCTAATGTAGCATACACCCCGTGCACAACATTCATTTTTCGTCGATATCTTTGAAAAAGATTGGTTTTATTCACTGACAGTATATGCAAAAACTTATACAGATAACACGTAATTATTGGTCATATAGAAGCGTTGTCCTGATATTTGTTCATAGACACGCGGTAGTGCCAAACTTGCCCCGATCGTCGGAAGTGTGTTGAAGTGTTTGATAAAACTAGAAAGTGTACAGTGGATATATTTGTTCCCATATATTCCTGATTTTAATGCTTTCTTCTGTAACCATGTGCTTTCCTGcgaaatatattcataaattgTGATATTATGCAAAAAACGACCTCAGTCATCTATATTGCCACTTCGGTaacctacaccccggtcacaacatagcttgcaccccggtcacaacatagcctacatcTTGCTTGTTGGGGTACCCTTGTATATTTGCTCTTAATAAACACTCTTCATCATCTGCTCGCAGGGATATTGAACTAAACCCAGGTCCTCTTCCTGAGCAATCCTACTCTTCCAGTGACTCTGTTCAGAGGGTTTCTAATACTGTACTACTACCCTACCCACGAATGGTATATCCTTTGTACACCTAAATGTTCAAAGTCCTCTACCTAAATTATCCGAATTAAACAATCATAGTATACTGTCATTTACTGAAACCTACCTCTCTAATGCGCTCATTAACTCTGATATGCATCTACATGATCTAGCCAATTTCAACCACCTTATTGCTATTGTAGAAAAAACACAATGGAGGGGGAGTAGCGGTGTATGTCAAGAACAGCCTATACTCTGAACAACGATCCGAACTTGAAATAGCAACAATTAAGTGTGTATGGATTGAACTCCTCATCAAAGGCATCAAGTATATGTAGGGCACAGTCTATCAACCCCCAGGTCATCAAGTATATGTAGGGCACAGTCTATCAACCCCCAGGTCATCAAGTATATGTAGGACACAGTCTATCAACCCCCAGCTCACCAAGCCTCAGTGTGGGACGACATTGAATACTAGTACTCTATCGAACTCGCTTTTAATACAGTTAAactaatattttaaaaaatgcattatTACAGGCGACTTTAATGCAAACCTTCTCAGCTATAATCCAAACTCTACGACTTAACGAAATTATATAGATTATCAAGGCATCActtaggtggcaggggacagtttctttggttttgaaacatgtggatagggggtatacaccaaagtcagattatgacagactactgaaaaatcatatttcccttttatgtcaatacttgtatttcatattagtgtagttaataaattatgaccctaaactacatgtaatctataaatactgg is part of the Ostrea edulis chromosome 2, xbOstEdul1.1, whole genome shotgun sequence genome and harbors:
- the LOC125682282 gene encoding uridine phosphorylase 1-like, producing MAYAVSRAGNGNGLVIPKNHKKLLTLNVDHLYHLALDTQKDDLEKMFGDVQFVCFGGQPSRMEKFSAFVARELNISDHEMDGDTPRNYAAGTDRYSIHKVGPVLSVSHGIGIPSLSVVFNEIVKLVYYAKCKDVEFFRIGTCGGVGLEPGTVVVTEKAVDGEMNPYYKLAVLGKPVQRLAKVDQSLMESLLDCSEPDDNFKTVKGTTLCADDFYEGQARLDGAFCEYEEEDKMKFLQELKEKGVCNIEMESLGFLAMCHYAGIKGAVACVTLLDRLQQDTLSCDLQMLKKWQERPQNIVLRHIKKKQHIMNGES